The following proteins come from a genomic window of Trifolium pratense cultivar HEN17-A07 linkage group LG4, ARS_RC_1.1, whole genome shotgun sequence:
- the LOC123921980 gene encoding uncharacterized protein LOC123921980, with product MAGASQPANFSDIRCDIPELRGDNYKVWKERILLHLGWMDIDYAIRKDEPPAITETSTPAAIALYERWERSNRLSVMFIKTKVTAGIRGSVDQHENVRDLLKAIDDQFVTSEKALASTLIMKFSSYRLTSVKGVREHIMKMRDISAQLKKLEVDMSESFLVHYILNSLPAEYGQMVNQ from the exons ATGGCTGGAG CTTCTCAACCTGCTAATTTTTCTGATATTCGATGTGACATTCCCGAGCTCAGAGGAGATAACTATAAGGTGTGGAAGGAAAGGATTCTCCTCCATTTAGGGTGGATGGACATAGACTATGCTATTAGGAAAGACGAACCACCTGCAATTACTGAAACAAGTACTCCAGCTGCAATTGCACTATATGAGCGGTGGGAGAGATCTAACCGGCTCAGTGTAATGTTCATTAAGACTAAGGTTACCGCTGGAATTCGTGGTTCTGTCGATCAGCATGAGAATGTCCGTGATTTGCTGAAAGCCATTGACGATCAGTTCGTCACTTCAGAAAAGGCTTTAGCAAGTACCTTGATTATGAAGTTTTCTTCCTACCGACTCACCAGTGTGAAAGGTGTGCGCGAACATATAATGAAAATGCGCGACATTTCAGCTCAACTTAAGAAACTTGAGGTTGATATGTCTGAGTCCTTCCTGGTGCACTACATTCTGAACTCTCTTCCAGCTGAGTACGG ACAAATGGTCAATCAATGA
- the LOC123921981 gene encoding putative UPF0481 protein At3g02645: MSYNSKSTFDELRWVIHIRKTLEEEFEEEDGELSVTIFNVPKLLMASDPDSYVPQQVAIGPYHYWRPELYEMQSYKLAATKRFLKSLQTLKLDNLVDQLTKLEQRVRACYHKYLDLNGETMVWMMIVDASFLLELLQIYAIQEGATKRVVSSSMSHLVDYAGRKSAHNAMLRDIVMLENQIPLCVLRKMLNFKFSSKEADDEMLIFMFIGLFKQISPFKMIVDFPNIKVSESAHLLDFFYDMIVPKLETEHDVTIDVEIEQEEEQDNKGDDENSKGESSYVKQSFNELWKILSKLNKGPMKLLKKALVSRPMKLVVKFPWKIITNLPGGKLLKQPIESLFFSKEKGDDEKQENENSNTLINKPPLIEEITIPCVRELLNSGVNFFPTTNGSISSISFDSKTRTFYLPIISLDVNTKVFLRNLVAYESSVGSGPLVITRYTELMNGIIDSEEDAKILREKGIILNHLKSDQEVANMWNGMSKSLRLSRVLFMDNAIEDVNKFYNSRMKVKMLKFMKSYVFGSWQFLTFLAAIFMLLLMALQAFCSVYTCHRFFDKALQQSD; this comes from the coding sequence ATGTCATATAATTCTAAATCAACCTTCGATGAGCTTAGATGGGTGATTCATATAAGAAAAACCCTTGAAGAAGAATTTGAAGAGGAAGATGGTGAATTATCTGTAACCATTTTCAATGTTCCAAAGCTTCTTATGGCTAGTGATCCAGATTCTTATGTTCCACAACAAGTTGCAATAGGTCCTTACCATTATTGGCGCCCGGAACTCTATGAAATGCAAAGTTACAAGCTTGCGGCAACAAAAAGATTCCTAAAATCGTTACAAACTCTCAAACTAGACAACCTTGTTGACCAATTGACAAAGTTGGAACAAAGGGTTAGAGCATGTTACCACAAATACTTAGATTTGAACGGCGAAACGATGGTATGgatgatgattgttgatgcatcatTCTTACTTGAGTTACTTCAAATTTATGCAATTCAAGAAGGTGCAACAAAAAGGGTAGTTTCGTCAAGCATGTCACATTTAGTTGACTATGCTGGAAGAAAATCAGCACATAATGCAATGTTGAGAGACATCGTTATGTTAGAGAATCAAATTCCATTATGTGTTTTGAGAAAAATGctaaatttcaaattctcatCAAAAGAAGCTGATGATGAAATGCTAATTTTCATGTTCATAGGTTTGTTTAAGCAAATCTCACCTTTCAAGATGATTGTAGATTTTCCAAACATTAAAGTCTCAGAAAGTGCACatttgttagattttttttatgacatgATTGTGCCTAAATTAGAAACAGAACATGATGTTACTATTGATGTTGAGATTGAacaagaagaggaacaagataacaaaggagatgatgaaaattcAAAAGGTGAGTCTAGTTATGTTAAGCAATCATTCAATGAACTTTGGAAGATTCTTTCAAAACTTAACAAAGGACCTATGAAATTACTCAAAAAAGCACTTGTATcaagacctatgaaattggttGTTAAGTTTCCTTGGAAAATCATTACCAATCTTCCGGGAGGTAAACTTCTAAAACAACCTATtgaatctttatttttctctaaagAAAAAGGTGATGatgaaaaacaagaaaatgaaaattctaaTACTCTTATTAACAAGCCACCTttgattgaagaaatcactatTCCTTGTGTTAGAGAACTCTTGAATTCAGGTGTGAATTTTTTTCCTACTACTAATGGAAGCATATCAAGCATTAGTTTTGATTCTAAAACTAGAACTTTTTACCTTCCTATAATTAGTTTGGATGTTAATACAAAAGTTTTTCTTAGAAACTTGGTTGCATATGAATCATCGGTTGGATCAGGACCGTTGGTTATAACCCGATACACCGAGTTGATGAATGGAATTATAGATTCGGAGGAAGATGCAAAGATTTTAAGGGAAAAAGGGATTATTTTAAATCACTTAAAGAGTGATCAAGAAGTTGCTAACATGTGGAATGGAATGAGTAAGTCATTGAGATTGTCAAGGGTATTGTTCATGGATAATGCTATTGAAGATGTTAACAAGTTTTATAATAGTAGAATGAAGGTGAAAATGTTGAAATTTATGAAGtcttatgtgtttggttcatgGCAGTTTTTAACATTTCTAGCAGCTATTTTCATGTTGCTTTTGATGGCTTTGCAAGCTTTTTGCTCTGTTTATACATGCCATCGTTTCTTTGACAAGGCACTACAACAAAGTGATTGA